The following proteins are co-located in the bacterium genome:
- a CDS encoding class I SAM-dependent rRNA methyltransferase gives MVLHPGRDARLRAGHLWVYRAEIARLVGEAEDGETVTVLDAAGRHLGTGFLNTRSLITVRLLTTSDRDLDEAFFRERLERAAAFRRGVVADTTAYRLVFGESDLLPGLIVDRYAGTLVVQTLTAGMDRRREMLARLLLELTGAGSVYARNDPAVRRLEGLPRETGWVIPPRGGETGEAPAGDGPIEVAIDESGASFVVDVAGGQKTGFFLDQRENRVYAAGLVRGEVLDVFAYTGAWAVHAARRGAEVTAVEISERAAAAIARHAALNGVGDRCRVVTANAFDELRRLDRARARFDAVILDPPAFVKTRAALEGGLAGYKEINLRALKVLRPGGWLVTCSCSYHVAEAMLEAVVLDAARDAGRWVRLAERRSQARDHPVSLGVPETRYLKCLILEVE, from the coding sequence GTGGTGCTGCACCCCGGGCGCGACGCGCGGCTGCGTGCCGGCCACCTGTGGGTCTACCGCGCCGAGATCGCGCGTCTTGTCGGCGAGGCGGAGGACGGCGAGACGGTCACGGTGCTGGACGCCGCCGGCCGTCACCTCGGCACCGGTTTTCTCAACACCCGCTCGCTCATCACGGTCCGTCTGCTCACCACCTCGGACCGCGACCTGGACGAGGCCTTTTTTCGCGAACGCCTCGAGCGCGCGGCCGCGTTTCGCCGCGGCGTCGTCGCCGACACCACCGCGTACCGTCTCGTCTTCGGCGAGAGCGATCTGCTGCCCGGCCTGATCGTCGACCGGTACGCCGGCACGCTCGTCGTGCAGACGCTGACCGCCGGCATGGACCGCCGCCGGGAGATGCTCGCGCGGCTGCTCCTGGAGCTGACCGGGGCCGGCTCCGTCTACGCCCGCAACGACCCCGCGGTCCGCCGGCTCGAAGGGCTGCCCCGCGAAACGGGGTGGGTGATTCCGCCGCGGGGCGGAGAGACCGGGGAAGCGCCGGCCGGTGACGGCCCGATCGAGGTGGCGATCGACGAATCGGGCGCGTCGTTCGTGGTGGACGTGGCCGGCGGACAAAAAACGGGCTTCTTTCTCGACCAGCGCGAGAACCGCGTGTACGCAGCCGGCCTCGTCCGCGGCGAGGTGCTCGACGTCTTCGCCTATACCGGCGCGTGGGCGGTGCACGCCGCCCGCCGGGGCGCGGAGGTGACCGCGGTCGAGATCTCGGAGCGGGCCGCCGCCGCGATCGCCCGGCACGCCGCGCTGAACGGCGTGGGAGACCGGTGCCGGGTGGTCACGGCGAACGCCTTCGACGAGCTGCGCCGCCTGGACCGCGCCCGGGCCCGGTTCGACGCCGTCATCCTGGATCCGCCGGCGTTTGTGAAGACGCGCGCCGCGCTCGAGGGCGGTCTCGCCGGGTACAAGGAGATCAACCTTAGGGCCCTCAAGGTGCTGCGCCCGGGAGGATGGCTGGTGACCTGCTCGTGCTCATACCACGTTGCCGAGGCCATGCTGGAGGCCGTGGTCCTCGACGCCGCCCGCGACGCCGGCCGCTGGGTGCGCCTCGCCGAGCGGCGGTCCCAGGCGCGCGACCATCCGGTCTCGCTCGGGGTGCCCGAGACGCGCTACCTGAAATGCCTGATTTTAGAGGTGGAGTAG